One genomic window of Bacillus mycoides includes the following:
- the exsG gene encoding exosporium protein ExsG — MEFQLLVNCVLQEGNAYFLVTKVDDVITLKVPITAGVAGLFLALGVPRCS, encoded by the coding sequence ATGGAATTTCAATTATTAGTGAATTGCGTGTTACAAGAAGGGAATGCTTACTTTTTAGTAACAAAAGTAGATGATGTTATTACGTTGAAGGTGCCAATTACAGCAGGAGTAGCGGGTTTATTTTTAGCTTTAGGTGTACCAAGGTGTTCTTAA
- a CDS encoding lipase family alpha/beta hydrolase, whose protein sequence is MLMGIMKRSIALFIVLCFMSPLVFSTNVHAEVVTELKTGFPDKEVFTPGEWFLGQKPANYDENKPPILFVQGRNGNADSWYGKTVYHDMNDMYDYALKAGYQTVFIQLYDAAGKGSASQWDNGKLLAQKLEEIYNHFGKKVNVVAHSKGGIDTQAALVGYGANRFVGNVITLATPHYGSNLADLSYSWWAGWLASILGQKDDGTYSLQIGEMAKFRSTIDNNPAAKLNRYYTATGTSWGPVFSALSMGGLYLSSYGSNDGLVNEWSAKLPYGTHLFTDARFDHDNIRKGSAVFARIEPYLRTANLPVPALLAPSNSSEEKVEQLNTTSNQAILGGELSQNQWVGKIVAVDKKAEGVVSVLTASSDVEIQLISPKGKVYTNKDSAVSTGEGESLFKGATIRTFKFDKMEAGEWQVKMMAKQPKDAYLIVTDYKKDAPFVLQMPAKVKVNKAEYKLKKSPAAPEMKGNLSVTVRVINKDGKLVSESNESQNINTTTFTGALKNIEQPGVYNVTIDMKGMNKEGQPYNRTIVKSVYVEK, encoded by the coding sequence ATGTTAATGGGAATTATGAAAAGGAGTATCGCATTATTTATTGTACTTTGTTTTATGAGTCCGCTGGTTTTTAGTACAAATGTACACGCGGAGGTTGTAACAGAGCTTAAGACTGGTTTTCCAGACAAAGAAGTATTTACTCCTGGAGAATGGTTTTTAGGTCAGAAACCTGCTAATTATGATGAGAATAAACCACCAATTCTCTTTGTGCAAGGAAGAAATGGTAATGCGGATAGTTGGTATGGAAAGACAGTATATCATGATATGAATGATATGTACGACTACGCCTTGAAAGCAGGCTATCAAACTGTATTTATTCAATTATACGATGCTGCGGGGAAAGGATCAGCTAGCCAATGGGACAATGGAAAATTGTTAGCACAAAAGCTTGAAGAAATTTATAATCATTTTGGTAAAAAAGTAAATGTTGTAGCTCATAGTAAAGGTGGTATCGATACACAAGCTGCGTTAGTTGGATATGGAGCGAATCGATTTGTTGGAAATGTTATTACACTTGCCACTCCGCATTACGGATCAAATTTAGCGGACTTATCATATAGTTGGTGGGCAGGATGGCTCGCCTCTATATTAGGTCAAAAAGATGATGGAACATATTCATTGCAAATAGGTGAAATGGCAAAGTTTCGTTCTACAATAGATAATAATCCTGCAGCTAAATTAAACCGTTACTATACGGCTACTGGGACAAGCTGGGGACCTGTTTTTTCAGCATTATCTATGGGCGGATTGTACTTGTCATCATACGGTTCTAATGATGGATTAGTGAACGAATGGAGTGCTAAGTTACCATATGGAACACATTTATTTACGGATGCACGATTTGATCATGATAATATACGAAAAGGTTCAGCTGTTTTCGCACGAATTGAGCCATATTTACGGACAGCAAATTTACCAGTACCGGCTTTATTAGCCCCGAGTAATAGTTCAGAGGAAAAGGTAGAACAATTAAACACAACTTCTAATCAAGCTATTTTAGGAGGAGAGTTGTCACAAAATCAGTGGGTAGGGAAAATTGTCGCAGTTGATAAAAAAGCAGAAGGGGTAGTTTCTGTTTTAACAGCTTCTTCGGATGTAGAAATACAACTAATATCTCCAAAAGGAAAAGTTTATACAAATAAAGATAGTGCTGTATCTACTGGTGAAGGTGAATCTCTCTTTAAAGGAGCGACTATAAGAACATTTAAATTTGATAAAATGGAAGCAGGAGAATGGCAAGTTAAAATGATGGCAAAGCAGCCAAAAGATGCATATTTAATCGTAACCGATTACAAAAAAGATGCTCCGTTCGTCCTTCAAATGCCAGCAAAAGTTAAAGTAAATAAAGCAGAGTATAAACTCAAAAAATCACCTGCAGCTCCAGAAATGAAAGGCAATCTTTCAGTAACAGTAAGAGTAATTAATAAAGATGGAAAATTAGTTTCTGAATCAAATGAATCGCAAAATATTAATACAACTACATTCACAGGTGCTTTGAAAAATATAGAACAGCCAGGTGTATATAACGTTACAATTGATATGAAAGGGATGAATAAGGAAGGACAACCTTATAATCGTACGATAGTTAAATCGGTTTATGTAGAGAAGTAG
- a CDS encoding excalibur calcium-binding domain-containing protein, whose protein sequence is MTILSNIGVALFLIAIILLILCIISFFKKNGKAKQYGRPTVILFMISIMLIMTGTTKSEHPVVEFFSTLSFILFIFFLVLAILSVIKKTGVAKKQFIITAVLFVIFVALSGISSPSSEKTKATNKQVASNSEEKKDDAKKKELENKEADEKTRKQEDEKRQAEELARKQEDEKRQAEELARKQEDEKRQAEELARKQQEEQQRQAEEQARKQQEEQQRQAEEQARKQQEEQQRQAAEQARKQQEEQQRQAAEQARKQEEQQRQAAEQARVQQEQQKAQQTRTQPAAGSNSNTYFKNCTEVKNAGKAPLYRDQPGYSSKLDRDGDGVACER, encoded by the coding sequence ATGACTATTTTGAGTAATATTGGTGTAGCTTTATTTTTGATTGCTATCATTCTTTTAATCTTATGTATCATTTCATTCTTTAAGAAAAATGGAAAAGCAAAACAATATGGTCGTCCAACTGTTATTCTTTTTATGATTTCAATTATGTTAATAATGACCGGCACAACAAAATCTGAACACCCAGTCGTCGAATTTTTTTCTACTTTAAGTTTCATTCTATTTATATTTTTCCTTGTTCTTGCAATATTATCTGTTATTAAGAAAACAGGTGTAGCAAAAAAACAATTTATAATTACAGCTGTTTTATTTGTCATCTTTGTTGCGCTATCAGGTATTTCAAGTCCTTCTTCTGAAAAAACGAAAGCAACTAATAAACAAGTCGCTTCTAATAGTGAAGAGAAAAAAGATGACGCAAAGAAAAAGGAATTAGAAAATAAAGAAGCGGACGAAAAAACTCGTAAGCAAGAAGATGAGAAACGTCAAGCTGAGGAACTAGCTCGTAAGCAAGAGGATGAGAAACGTCAAGCTGAGGAACTAGCTCGTAAGCAAGAAGATGAGAAACGTCAAGCTGAAGAACTAGCTCGTAAACAACAAGAAGAGCAACAGCGTCAAGCTGAAGAACAGGCCCGTAAACAACAAGAAGAGCAACAACGTCAAGCTGAAGAACAGGCCCGCAAACAACAAGAAGAGCAACAACGTCAAGCTGCTGAGCAAGCTCGCAAACAACAAGAAGAGCAACAACGTCAAGCTGCTGAACAAGCTCGCAAACAAGAAGAACAACAACGTCAAGCTGCTGAACAAGCTCGCGTACAACAGGAACAACAAAAAGCACAGCAAACTCGAACACAACCGGCTGCTGGAAGCAATAGTAATACATATTTCAAAAATTGTACTGAAGTTAAAAATGCTGGGAAAGCCCCATTATATAGAGACCAACCAGGATATAGCTCTAAACTTGATCGTGATGGCGATGGAGTTGCGTGTGAAAGATAG